In one Arthrobacter jinronghuae genomic region, the following are encoded:
- a CDS encoding ammonium transporter, protein MDSGNTAWLLASSALVCLMIPGIAFFYGGMVGSRRILNMMMMCFGGASLVAVLWVLYGYSAAFGDSLGGMGLLGDPLEYLGLSELLTEDPAASIPVALFAVFQLMFACVTTALVAGSAAGRMKFGAWMVFAGLWATLVYFPVAHWVFAFDNAEGTVVGGWIANQLGAIDFAGGTAVHLNAGVAALALALVLGRSKGWPHSHGQPHSRPLILLGASLLWIGWYGFNAGSALSAGHSAAVVFLNTAVAAAAGMLGWMLMERLRLGRSSSLGAASGLIAALVAITPACGAVSPLGAVAIGAIAGLVCSLAIELKFRLGFDDSLDVVAVHAVGGLLGTLLIGLFATEAAPNGVSGLFYGGGFSLLGSQAIACGAVLVYSFVVTWLIAKVLQLTIGLRIPEESELRGIDLMAHSESAYLNDEEPVELGAPTRT, encoded by the coding sequence ATGGACTCTGGAAACACGGCCTGGCTGCTGGCCAGCTCCGCATTGGTCTGCCTGATGATCCCCGGAATCGCCTTCTTCTACGGCGGCATGGTGGGCTCACGGCGGATCCTGAACATGATGATGATGTGCTTTGGCGGGGCCAGCCTCGTGGCCGTCCTTTGGGTGCTTTACGGCTATTCCGCCGCGTTCGGCGACTCGCTGGGCGGCATGGGCCTGCTGGGCGACCCGCTGGAATACCTCGGCCTCTCCGAACTCCTTACAGAAGATCCGGCCGCATCCATCCCGGTGGCCCTGTTTGCCGTCTTCCAGCTGATGTTCGCGTGTGTAACCACCGCCCTGGTTGCCGGCTCCGCGGCCGGACGGATGAAGTTCGGCGCCTGGATGGTCTTCGCCGGGCTCTGGGCCACGCTGGTCTACTTCCCGGTGGCGCACTGGGTGTTCGCTTTCGACAACGCCGAGGGCACCGTCGTCGGCGGCTGGATCGCCAACCAGCTGGGCGCCATCGACTTCGCCGGCGGCACCGCGGTGCACCTGAACGCCGGCGTTGCCGCCCTGGCCCTGGCACTGGTCCTGGGCCGCAGCAAAGGCTGGCCGCACTCGCACGGCCAGCCGCACAGCCGCCCGCTGATCCTGCTGGGAGCAAGCCTGCTCTGGATCGGGTGGTACGGCTTCAACGCCGGTTCCGCCCTCAGCGCCGGCCACTCAGCCGCCGTCGTCTTCCTTAATACGGCAGTCGCGGCAGCTGCGGGCATGCTCGGCTGGATGCTGATGGAACGCCTGCGGCTGGGCCGCTCCTCGAGCCTGGGGGCGGCGTCAGGCCTGATCGCCGCATTGGTGGCCATCACCCCCGCCTGCGGGGCGGTCAGCCCCCTGGGCGCCGTCGCCATCGGTGCGATCGCCGGACTGGTCTGCTCGCTGGCCATCGAGTTGAAGTTCCGCCTTGGCTTCGACGACTCGCTGGACGTGGTGGCGGTACACGCCGTCGGCGGCCTGCTGGGCACCCTCCTGATTGGCCTGTTCGCCACCGAGGCGGCACCTAACGGAGTCAGTGGCCTCTTCTACGGCGGCGGCTTCTCCCTGCTCGGCAGCCAGGCAATCGCCTGCGGAGCCGTACTGGTCTACTCCTTCGTGGTGACCTGGCTGATTGCCAAGGTGCTGCAGCTGACCATCGGCCTGCGCATCCCCGAGGAAAGTGAACTTCGGGGCATCGACCTCATGGCCCACTCCGAGTCTGCCTACCTGAATGATGAGGAACCCGTGGAGCTCGGCGCGCCGACCCGCACCTAG
- a CDS encoding DUF6282 family protein, translated as MSDHHQPSARARDLVRDAYDVHVHIAPDVMHRRIDDIDLAARFAELGMAGFVLKSHYTPTAERAAVVRKVHPDVDVLGAITLNASVGGLNPIAVEIAARGGAQFVWLPTVDSSNQRSCLSEEPEGATPPMWAQLQEDLRAAGMAAPAVEVESGGGLVPEARQVLELIAKHDMTLATGHLHADESGSLIPAAVELGVRRMVITHPEFTSQRMLLDQQRELAEQGALLERCLTTPLTGKVSWDLWFSNIRHAGPENSVISSDLGQPFNPPVEDGLAIAADLLLAQDFTEEEVRLMTVHNSRWLAGAEPLPDAPSHHRSKVQAV; from the coding sequence ATGTCCGACCATCACCAGCCCTCCGCCCGCGCACGGGACCTGGTCCGGGACGCCTATGACGTCCACGTGCACATTGCGCCGGACGTTATGCACCGCCGAATTGACGATATTGATCTAGCCGCCCGTTTCGCGGAGCTCGGAATGGCCGGATTTGTGCTCAAGTCCCACTACACGCCCACCGCAGAGCGCGCCGCCGTCGTCCGCAAGGTACACCCGGACGTGGATGTCCTTGGGGCCATCACCCTGAACGCCTCCGTGGGGGGCCTGAACCCTATCGCCGTGGAGATCGCCGCCCGTGGCGGAGCGCAGTTTGTCTGGCTGCCAACCGTGGACAGCTCAAACCAGCGGTCCTGCCTCTCGGAAGAACCCGAAGGCGCGACCCCGCCCATGTGGGCCCAGCTGCAGGAGGACCTGCGCGCCGCCGGCATGGCCGCACCCGCTGTGGAGGTGGAATCCGGGGGCGGGCTGGTTCCAGAGGCCCGCCAGGTCCTGGAGCTGATCGCAAAGCACGACATGACGCTCGCAACCGGCCACCTGCACGCCGACGAATCGGGCAGCCTGATTCCGGCAGCCGTGGAGTTGGGCGTACGCCGGATGGTGATTACCCACCCGGAGTTCACCTCCCAGCGCATGTTGCTGGATCAGCAGCGGGAGCTGGCGGAGCAGGGAGCCCTGCTGGAGCGGTGCCTGACCACTCCCCTTACCGGCAAGGTCTCCTGGGACCTCTGGTTCTCCAACATCCGCCATGCCGGCCCTGAGAACTCAGTCATCAGCAGTGACCTCGGACAGCCCTTCAACCCTCCCGTCGAGGACGGGTTGGCCATCGCCGCGGACCTGCTGCTGGCGCAGGATTTCACGGAGGAAGAGGTCCGGTTGATGACGGTGCATAACAGCCGCTGGCTGGCCGGCGCGGAACCGCTCCCGGATGCCCCGTCCCACCACCGGAGCAAGGTGCAGGCCGTATGA
- a CDS encoding thiamine pyrophosphate-requiring protein — MSERLVADLIVERLQAWNVDRVFGYSGDGINTVLGAMRRSGDPEFIQVRHEENAAFMAVGHAKYTGGVGVMMSTQGPGAIHLLNGLYDARLDGAPVVAIVGQQSRSVLGSSYMQEVDLMNLTRDVASAFRQQINSPEQVPLVLDRAFKKALATGTPAVVIIPHDVQQAPAPELEQEHGILNTVPVFSPARTSPAEADIRAAADLINSGERVALLVGQGARDARAQVAALAEKIGAGITTSLLGKPYVDETLPLAAGTMGHLGTSSAGYVMDNCDTLLIIGSSDPWTEFYPKPGTARGVQIDRDASAIGNRYPVEVGITGDAVASLDALIPLLEAKPDAPWRRQVEESVRRWHDLARVRAMTPADPVNPERVVYELNRRLPDNAQVAVDVGSSVYWYARQLHLPEGVPAHLSSTLASMGCAVPYGLAAKLAYPDRPVVALSGDGAMQMAGVTELITLSRLWQKWEDPRFVLCVLNNRELAEVTWEQREMEGDPRFEDSQSLPDFKYAEYAKLLGLESIRVEDPELLGEAWDVALAATRPFLIEVITDPAVPLLPPFPSGAAQAETMKDGLAQEGAAGEHARRLLDIYLEQEEGLYRDL, encoded by the coding sequence ATGAGTGAGCGGCTCGTAGCGGATCTGATTGTCGAACGACTGCAGGCCTGGAACGTGGACCGGGTGTTCGGCTACAGCGGAGACGGCATTAACACGGTCCTGGGCGCGATGCGCCGCAGCGGTGACCCCGAGTTCATCCAGGTCCGGCACGAGGAGAACGCCGCATTCATGGCGGTGGGGCACGCGAAGTACACCGGCGGGGTAGGGGTGATGATGTCCACCCAGGGGCCCGGCGCCATCCACCTGCTCAACGGCCTGTACGACGCCAGGCTGGACGGGGCGCCCGTGGTGGCCATTGTCGGACAGCAGTCCCGCAGCGTGCTGGGGTCCTCCTACATGCAGGAGGTGGATCTGATGAACCTGACCCGGGACGTTGCCTCGGCGTTCCGCCAGCAGATCAATTCCCCGGAGCAGGTCCCGCTGGTGCTGGACCGCGCGTTCAAGAAGGCGCTGGCCACCGGCACGCCCGCCGTCGTCATCATCCCGCATGACGTGCAGCAGGCCCCGGCGCCGGAACTGGAACAGGAGCACGGCATCCTGAACACCGTCCCGGTGTTCAGCCCCGCGCGGACCTCACCGGCCGAAGCGGACATCCGGGCTGCCGCGGATCTGATCAATTCCGGCGAGCGGGTGGCCCTGCTGGTTGGGCAGGGCGCCCGCGACGCCCGCGCCCAGGTCGCCGCCTTGGCTGAGAAGATCGGTGCGGGCATCACCACCAGCCTGCTCGGCAAACCGTACGTGGATGAAACCCTGCCGCTCGCCGCCGGAACCATGGGGCACCTTGGCACCAGTTCCGCCGGCTACGTGATGGACAACTGCGACACCCTGCTGATCATCGGGTCCAGCGACCCATGGACGGAGTTCTATCCCAAGCCGGGGACCGCGCGCGGGGTGCAGATTGACCGGGACGCTTCGGCAATCGGGAACCGCTACCCGGTGGAGGTCGGCATCACGGGAGATGCCGTAGCCAGCCTGGACGCCCTGATTCCGTTGCTGGAAGCTAAACCGGATGCTCCCTGGCGGCGGCAGGTGGAGGAAAGCGTGCGCCGCTGGCACGACCTGGCCCGGGTGCGGGCCATGACGCCTGCCGATCCGGTGAACCCCGAACGCGTGGTCTACGAGCTGAACCGCCGCCTGCCGGACAATGCGCAGGTGGCGGTCGACGTCGGCAGTTCCGTGTACTGGTACGCGCGGCAGCTGCACCTTCCGGAGGGCGTGCCGGCGCACCTGTCCAGCACGCTGGCCAGCATGGGCTGCGCCGTGCCGTACGGACTGGCCGCGAAGCTGGCCTATCCGGACCGTCCGGTGGTGGCGCTCTCCGGCGACGGCGCCATGCAGATGGCCGGGGTGACCGAACTGATCACCCTCAGCCGGCTCTGGCAGAAGTGGGAGGATCCGCGGTTCGTTCTCTGCGTACTGAACAACCGCGAGCTGGCGGAGGTCACCTGGGAACAGCGCGAGATGGAGGGTGATCCCCGGTTCGAGGACAGCCAGTCGCTGCCGGACTTCAAGTACGCCGAGTACGCCAAGCTGCTGGGACTGGAAAGCATCCGGGTGGAGGATCCTGAGCTCCTGGGCGAGGCCTGGGACGTGGCGCTCGCCGCCACCCGGCCGTTCCTGATCGAGGTAATCACCGATCCCGCAGTACCGCTGCTTCCGCCGTTCCCCAGCGGGGCCGCCCAGGCCGAAACCATGAAGGACGGCCTGGCGCAGGAGGGCGCCGCGGGCGAGCACGCGCGCCGGCTGCTGGATATTTACCTGGAGCAGGAAGAAGGCCTGTACCGGGACCTCTGA
- a CDS encoding dihydrofolate reductase family protein: MPKVIYYVASSLDGFIATDDDRLDWLLQFGFEAFQDHYDRFMADVGAVVMGAETYRWVRAEQPESWEYTQPCWVLTHGEESAPAQGDVRFASGDVRKVFEAARDAAGEGNIWVVGGGNVAAQFAEAGLLDELWVTYMPVALGSGRRLLPVSGPTAPMRMIASTQFDGGAAELRYAVAKKR, encoded by the coding sequence ATGCCCAAGGTCATCTATTACGTCGCATCCTCCCTTGACGGTTTTATTGCCACCGATGACGACCGCCTGGACTGGCTGCTCCAGTTCGGTTTCGAGGCGTTCCAGGACCACTACGACAGGTTCATGGCCGACGTCGGCGCGGTGGTTATGGGGGCGGAAACCTACCGCTGGGTCCGGGCGGAGCAACCGGAAAGCTGGGAGTACACCCAGCCGTGCTGGGTACTCACGCACGGGGAGGAGTCCGCTCCGGCGCAGGGGGACGTACGGTTTGCCTCCGGTGACGTACGGAAGGTCTTCGAGGCGGCTCGTGATGCGGCGGGAGAAGGGAACATCTGGGTGGTGGGCGGAGGCAACGTGGCGGCGCAGTTCGCCGAAGCCGGACTGCTGGACGAACTGTGGGTCACTTACATGCCGGTGGCGTTGGGCAGCGGGCGGCGCCTCCTGCCGGTGTCCGGTCCCACCGCCCCCATGCGCATGATCGCCAGCACGCAGTTCGACGGCGGCGCAGCGGAACTCCGCTATGCCGTGGCGAAAAAGCGGTAG
- a CDS encoding phosphoribosyltransferase, with product MFFSSSAPSPRWQDRADAGRALAVGLSAYAGVPGLLVLGLPRGGIPVAAEVARALSAPLDVVVVRKIGYPEQPELAAGAVAGIAGTVCTVRNEDVLRYWRSRTQDAEALFAAAAEEQLGEVRRREELFRHGLPERRIAGCTVIAVDDGLATGATMRAALGAVRQLDPARLVAAAPVACGSAAELLSPPADDVVVPWPHSGLDAVGLAYRRFGQTTDAEVRDLLGF from the coding sequence ATGTTCTTCTCCTCCTCCGCCCCCTCCCCCCGCTGGCAGGACCGCGCCGACGCCGGCCGCGCCCTCGCCGTCGGGCTGTCGGCTTACGCGGGTGTACCGGGCCTGCTGGTGCTGGGCCTCCCCCGCGGCGGGATTCCGGTGGCGGCCGAGGTGGCCCGCGCATTGTCCGCGCCGCTGGACGTGGTGGTGGTGCGGAAGATCGGCTATCCGGAACAGCCCGAACTGGCCGCCGGCGCAGTGGCCGGCATCGCGGGAACGGTCTGCACCGTCCGCAATGAGGACGTGCTCCGGTATTGGCGCAGCCGCACGCAGGACGCAGAGGCCCTATTCGCGGCCGCCGCCGAGGAACAGCTCGGCGAGGTCCGGAGACGGGAGGAGCTGTTCCGCCACGGATTACCGGAACGTCGCATTGCCGGCTGCACGGTCATTGCGGTGGATGACGGGCTGGCCACCGGAGCGACCATGCGCGCGGCACTTGGTGCCGTCCGGCAGCTGGACCCGGCCCGGCTGGTCGCCGCCGCGCCGGTAGCGTGCGGCAGTGCGGCGGAGCTGCTCAGCCCACCGGCAGACGACGTCGTGGTGCCCTGGCCGCACAGCGGACTGGACGCCGTGGGACTGGCGTACCGCCGGTTCGGCCAGACCACCGATGCCGAGGTCCGGGACCTGCTGGGTTTCTAA
- a CDS encoding GtrA family protein — protein MAETSKVRAIVRRLGSFSAVGAVAFVVDVGLFNILSATLVPDSPILAKTISVAAATTVSWLGSRYLTFRKLRTRSIRSETLLFALTNLVGLLISTGCLYISHYVLGFRSTFADNISGNVVGIALGNIFRYFAYRYVVFNGRSERAGQSEPDNVRSA, from the coding sequence ATGGCAGAAACCAGCAAGGTGCGCGCAATCGTCCGCCGTCTGGGCTCGTTTTCGGCAGTCGGCGCCGTCGCCTTCGTGGTAGACGTAGGCCTGTTCAATATTCTCTCCGCCACCCTGGTACCGGACAGCCCGATTCTCGCCAAGACCATCTCCGTGGCGGCGGCCACGACCGTTTCGTGGCTGGGCAGCCGTTACCTGACCTTCCGGAAGCTGCGCACCCGGAGCATCCGCAGCGAGACGCTGCTGTTCGCCCTCACCAACCTGGTGGGACTGCTCATTTCCACCGGCTGCCTGTACATCTCCCACTACGTGCTGGGTTTCCGCAGCACGTTTGCGGACAACATTTCCGGCAACGTGGTGGGAATCGCCTTGGGCAATATCTTCCGCTATTTCGCCTACCGGTATGTGGTATTCAACGGGCGAAGCGAACGCGCAGGGCAATCGGAACCGGACAACGTCCGCTCGGCTTAG
- a CDS encoding SDR family NAD(P)-dependent oxidoreductase: protein MTQTAVITGATSGIGAEFARQLAQRGYDLVLTGRNTERLESTAAELARDYSVKTEWIAADLATREGVDAVADRVQKPDVGLLVNNAGYGLKNDFARNELQAEIDHLNVLVGAPLQLSHTALNAMQSNGGGRIINVASVAGFIPRGTYSAAKAWVINFSRWANLYYRGRGITVTAVCPGFVHTDFHARMEMDKSLYPKWMWLNADRVVREALADAFAGKGVSIPSKRYRVLATVGSRAPQALVARLAGRGR, encoded by the coding sequence ATGACGCAGACAGCAGTGATTACAGGAGCCACTTCCGGAATAGGTGCGGAGTTCGCCCGCCAGCTGGCGCAGCGCGGCTATGACCTGGTGCTCACCGGCCGGAATACCGAGCGGCTGGAATCCACCGCGGCGGAACTGGCCAGGGACTACTCCGTGAAGACCGAGTGGATCGCGGCCGACCTCGCCACCCGGGAGGGAGTGGACGCCGTCGCCGACCGCGTGCAGAAACCCGACGTCGGACTCCTGGTCAATAACGCCGGATACGGCTTGAAAAACGATTTTGCCCGGAACGAGCTGCAGGCTGAGATCGACCACCTGAACGTGCTGGTGGGGGCGCCGCTGCAGCTGAGCCACACTGCACTGAACGCGATGCAGTCCAACGGCGGCGGCCGGATCATCAACGTGGCCTCGGTGGCCGGCTTCATTCCCCGCGGAACCTACAGTGCAGCCAAGGCATGGGTGATCAACTTCAGCCGCTGGGCCAACCTCTACTACCGGGGCCGCGGCATCACCGTGACTGCGGTATGTCCGGGCTTCGTACACACGGATTTCCACGCACGGATGGAAATGGACAAGAGCCTTTACCCCAAGTGGATGTGGCTCAATGCGGACCGCGTGGTGCGCGAAGCCCTGGCGGACGCCTTCGCGGGCAAGGGCGTCTCGATTCCGTCCAAGCGGTACCGGGTCCTGGCCACGGTGGGCAGCCGGGCGCCGCAGGCACTGGTGGCCCGGCTGGCGGGCCGGGGGCGGTAG
- a CDS encoding HdeD family acid-resistance protein: MSASGSEFHQQGGFALDALNLAKSVVRGIRLGLGITGLVSVVLGLLILFWPGATLEVLAVLFGLYFLIAGAVRILLGVFTGLGAGLKILNILVGLALLVVGVIAMRNPMESLTALGLVIGIAWIVEGVMALAESDRGGSRWFAIVLGILSILAGIVVLFLPLETLAVLVIYGGIFLVVLGVIQIVRAFAFGRGMPRNA; this comes from the coding sequence ATGTCCGCTTCAGGCAGCGAGTTCCATCAACAGGGCGGGTTCGCATTGGACGCCCTGAACCTGGCCAAGTCCGTAGTGCGGGGAATCCGCCTCGGACTGGGCATCACCGGTCTGGTTTCCGTGGTCCTGGGGCTGCTTATCCTCTTCTGGCCCGGAGCGACGCTCGAGGTGCTCGCGGTCCTCTTTGGCCTGTATTTCCTCATTGCCGGTGCCGTCCGCATCCTGCTCGGCGTTTTCACCGGATTGGGCGCAGGGCTGAAGATCCTCAACATCCTGGTGGGGTTGGCCCTGCTGGTGGTCGGCGTGATCGCCATGCGCAACCCCATGGAAAGCCTGACGGCGCTCGGGCTGGTAATCGGGATCGCGTGGATTGTGGAGGGCGTGATGGCCCTGGCCGAGTCCGACCGCGGCGGCTCCCGCTGGTTCGCCATTGTGCTGGGCATCCTGAGCATCCTCGCCGGAATAGTGGTGCTCTTCCTCCCCTTGGAGACCCTCGCGGTTCTGGTGATTTACGGCGGGATCTTCCTTGTTGTCCTGGGTGTAATCCAGATTGTCCGAGCCTTTGCCTTCGGCCGCGGCATGCCCCGTAACGCTTAG
- a CDS encoding ATP-binding protein gives MDLDFRLDYRALSQTAPAGYFITLTDGTVVDANGTAQKWLGKALDEVRGTSFLKLLPVGDRIVYTTHAMPQLALNAAFAELAVDLLGPEGQRIPVLLSATRSPAAGGRPALDQVVAFYAHERRLYERDLISALRTAEDAEAARAEAEASLTAQAVVLQEKDVVLQASLMESLRKESMLETILNTIRVGVAVIDGDGRRILTNSRQQLHERLAAPSFTTRPTEAEMYIFGPDRTTPIPVDQRPVKRAARGQSFSDQLVWYGTGEEQKALSVSARSVKGDGDAFRGSVIAYSDVTGLVNAVAAKDDFVANVSHELRTPLTSIMGYLELALDEEDAIPAYVASSLKVAQRNSEKLLHLVSDLLTAAAGSANVQQEVTDLSDLVRSGITSAAPRAEINAVTIVAEVPETLPAMVDPKRISQVLDNLLSNAVKYSPDGGQVTVSAWRTEGGSTVLRVADAGIGMTEAEQAEVFTKFFRSGTARRAQIPGVGLGLVITKRIVEEHGGTIAMESEAGKGTVFTVTLP, from the coding sequence GTGGACCTGGATTTCCGGCTCGACTACCGCGCCCTGTCCCAAACCGCTCCGGCGGGCTATTTCATCACCCTGACGGACGGCACGGTGGTGGACGCCAACGGCACCGCGCAGAAATGGCTCGGCAAGGCGTTGGACGAGGTCCGCGGCACCAGCTTCCTGAAGCTGCTGCCCGTGGGCGACCGGATTGTCTACACCACCCACGCCATGCCGCAGCTGGCGTTGAACGCCGCGTTTGCCGAACTCGCCGTCGACCTTTTGGGCCCCGAAGGCCAGCGCATCCCGGTCCTGCTCTCCGCCACCCGCTCCCCCGCAGCCGGCGGCCGGCCGGCCCTTGACCAGGTGGTTGCCTTCTATGCGCACGAGCGGCGGTTGTATGAGCGTGACCTCATCTCGGCCCTGCGCACCGCCGAGGACGCCGAGGCCGCCCGCGCCGAGGCTGAGGCCAGCCTCACCGCCCAGGCAGTGGTGCTGCAGGAAAAGGACGTGGTCCTGCAGGCTTCGCTGATGGAGAGCCTGCGCAAGGAATCGATGCTGGAAACCATCCTGAACACCATCCGGGTGGGGGTGGCGGTCATTGACGGGGACGGCCGACGCATCCTGACTAATTCGCGCCAGCAGCTCCACGAACGCCTCGCCGCCCCTTCCTTCACCACCCGCCCCACCGAAGCGGAGATGTACATTTTCGGACCGGACCGCACCACGCCCATCCCGGTGGACCAGCGCCCGGTGAAGCGGGCAGCCCGGGGCCAGTCCTTCTCCGACCAACTGGTCTGGTACGGGACCGGCGAAGAGCAGAAGGCGCTGAGCGTCTCGGCCCGCTCCGTCAAGGGCGACGGCGACGCCTTCCGCGGTTCCGTGATCGCCTACAGCGACGTCACCGGCCTGGTGAACGCCGTGGCGGCGAAGGACGATTTCGTGGCGAATGTGTCCCACGAACTGCGTACCCCGTTGACCTCGATCATGGGCTATCTGGAACTGGCGCTGGATGAAGAGGATGCGATCCCGGCATATGTGGCCTCCTCGCTGAAGGTGGCCCAGCGGAATTCCGAGAAGCTGCTGCACCTGGTCTCGGACCTGCTCACGGCCGCAGCCGGTTCCGCCAACGTTCAGCAGGAAGTCACCGACCTCAGCGATCTGGTCCGCTCCGGCATCACCTCCGCCGCACCGCGTGCCGAAATCAACGCGGTCACCATCGTTGCCGAGGTCCCCGAGACCCTGCCTGCAATGGTCGATCCCAAGCGCATTTCCCAGGTGCTGGATAACCTGCTCTCCAACGCGGTGAAATACTCGCCCGACGGCGGCCAGGTGACGGTCAGCGCCTGGCGCACCGAAGGCGGCTCCACTGTCCTTCGGGTAGCGGACGCCGGCATTGGCATGACCGAGGCCGAGCAGGCGGAGGTCTTCACCAAGTTCTTCCGCTCCGGAACCGCACGCCGGGCGCAGATCCCCGGCGTCGGGCTCGGCCTGGTGATCACCAAGCGCATTGTGGAAGAGCACGGGGGCACCATCGCAATGGAAAGCGAGGCCGGCAAAGGCACTGTATTTACGGTCACATTGCCCTGA
- a CDS encoding VOC family protein: MSWGLIREMGHVAIQTTDIEASIADATGLLGLRVTEQAGREVYLAAAAVHHELVYVESDTNGIHALGLVARDGDALREIRRRVEAENLPVISDKPLGGVQDGFSFIGPEGWVFDIYTDPQPHRPGALSFGPDRYGHVNLHPRNVRGMMEFLARVLDFRLSDVIGDDFAYFMRCNADHHGIALIQGRGTFHHHAWQTQSIADLGKLGDRLNRVGRELIWGPVRHGAGHNIAAYYVETSGAVVELYTDLEQVYDDTRPPVKWGAEENWWNMWGSYRPEEFRTFGIPPVSNRR; the protein is encoded by the coding sequence ATGTCGTGGGGTTTAATTCGGGAAATGGGCCATGTGGCCATCCAGACAACTGACATCGAAGCGTCGATCGCTGATGCAACCGGGCTTCTTGGACTGCGTGTCACGGAACAGGCAGGACGCGAGGTTTACCTGGCGGCGGCGGCAGTTCACCATGAACTGGTGTACGTGGAATCGGATACCAACGGGATCCATGCGCTGGGTCTGGTGGCGCGTGACGGAGACGCCCTCAGGGAAATCCGACGGCGGGTGGAAGCCGAGAACCTGCCCGTGATCAGCGACAAGCCGCTTGGCGGGGTGCAGGACGGCTTCAGTTTCATTGGGCCGGAAGGATGGGTCTTCGATATCTATACCGACCCGCAGCCACACCGGCCCGGGGCGTTGTCCTTCGGTCCGGACCGGTACGGCCATGTGAATCTCCACCCCCGCAACGTGCGCGGAATGATGGAGTTCCTGGCCCGTGTACTGGATTTCCGGCTCTCCGATGTCATTGGTGATGACTTTGCCTATTTCATGCGCTGTAATGCCGACCACCATGGCATCGCCCTCATCCAGGGCCGCGGTACATTCCACCACCACGCCTGGCAGACCCAGTCCATAGCTGACCTCGGAAAACTCGGGGACCGGTTGAACCGGGTTGGCCGCGAGCTGATCTGGGGACCGGTGCGCCACGGCGCCGGGCACAACATTGCCGCCTATTATGTTGAAACCTCCGGCGCAGTGGTGGAGCTCTATACCGACCTGGAACAGGTCTACGATGACACCCGCCCACCGGTGAAATGGGGCGCGGAGGAGAATTGGTGGAACATGTGGGGTTCCTACCGTCCCGAGGAATTCCGCACCTTTGGCATACCTCCGGTTTCGAACCGGCGTTAA
- a CDS encoding alpha/beta fold hydrolase, translated as MKTDIRTRNNVRVLGRADGPVLLFAHGFGCDQGMWSRVLPRFTDEYKVVLFDHVGAGGSDLAAYTPAKYATLDGYVADVLELCVDLDLRDVTFIGHSVSAMMAIAAGATDSERFARIILVAPSPSYLDYPEDGYEGGFSRADLDELLVSLDTNYLVWAATMAPVIMGNPAAPALGAELEGSFCRVNPGIARQFARVAFLTDVRSLLPRVSVPALIMQASADLLAPDHVGRYLQEHIPQSTLVQMKATGHLPHVSAPEETADIILAYLQQSK; from the coding sequence ATGAAGACTGATATCCGCACCCGGAACAATGTTCGCGTACTGGGACGAGCGGACGGACCGGTACTGCTTTTCGCCCACGGTTTCGGCTGCGACCAGGGCATGTGGTCCCGGGTACTGCCCCGTTTCACCGACGAGTACAAAGTGGTTCTCTTCGACCACGTCGGTGCCGGGGGTTCCGACCTCGCTGCCTACACCCCGGCGAAGTACGCCACGCTGGACGGCTACGTAGCCGATGTCCTGGAACTGTGTGTTGATCTGGACCTGCGGGACGTCACCTTTATCGGCCACAGTGTCAGCGCCATGATGGCCATTGCTGCCGGGGCCACCGATTCGGAACGCTTTGCCCGGATCATCCTGGTAGCCCCGTCGCCCAGTTACCTGGACTATCCCGAGGACGGCTACGAAGGCGGTTTCAGCCGGGCGGACCTGGACGAACTTCTTGTTTCCCTGGACACCAATTACCTCGTCTGGGCCGCCACCATGGCGCCGGTAATCATGGGCAACCCGGCAGCTCCGGCTTTGGGCGCCGAACTCGAAGGCAGTTTCTGCCGGGTCAACCCCGGCATCGCCCGCCAGTTTGCCCGCGTGGCATTCCTGACCGATGTCAGGAGCCTGCTGCCCCGGGTGTCTGTCCCCGCGCTGATCATGCAGGCATCCGCGGACCTGCTGGCCCCGGACCATGTGGGCCGCTACCTGCAGGAACACATTCCGCAAAGCACGCTGGTGCAGATGAAGGCCACCGGCCATCTCCCCCATGTCAGTGCGCCCGAGGAGACCGCAGACATCATCCTCGCCTACCTGCAACAGTCGAAGTAG